The Alphaproteobacteria bacterium genome contains a region encoding:
- a CDS encoding alanine--glyoxylate aminotransferase family protein: MNLTSTPANYRLRMPGPAAVPERVRAACAFPVVSHRGAEFRAILAEVIRGLRGVLGARGDVFLLGTSGTGGMEGALVNVLSTGDAVLVVENGQFGERFSSIAAQLPVTLDRLQIPWGQPPDPEAIAARVKDKRYRAVVVIHNESATGVVADLAAIGAVLRDTETLLVVDSVSGVGGIEMQFDAWGVDVLVTASQKSLMCPPGLAVVAVSEKAARVIEAAQGVPRFFFDFRRAKASLDKNETPFTPPISLIFALREALAMIEEEGLAAVLRRHARLSAALRAGFVALGLPMFPAGHFSSTVTVGVVPEGLDGSTIVRHMYANYRTVIASQRTKLDNRVIRIGTMGFVGPEDILTDLHYLERTLRDLGRAPAPAAGMEAAAAVLAQ; this comes from the coding sequence GTGAACCTCACCTCCACTCCGGCAAACTATCGCCTGCGCATGCCGGGCCCCGCCGCGGTCCCGGAGCGCGTGCGCGCCGCCTGCGCGTTCCCGGTCGTTTCGCATCGTGGCGCGGAGTTTCGCGCCATCCTCGCCGAGGTGATCCGCGGTTTGCGCGGCGTGCTCGGTGCGCGGGGCGACGTGTTCCTGCTCGGCACGTCGGGCACCGGCGGCATGGAGGGTGCGCTGGTCAATGTGCTGTCCACGGGCGATGCCGTTCTGGTGGTCGAGAACGGCCAGTTCGGCGAGCGTTTCTCGTCGATCGCCGCGCAGCTTCCGGTCACGCTCGACCGGCTGCAAATTCCCTGGGGGCAGCCGCCCGATCCCGAGGCGATTGCCGCGCGCGTGAAGGACAAGCGCTATCGCGCGGTCGTCGTCATCCATAACGAGAGCGCAACCGGCGTCGTCGCGGACCTCGCGGCTATCGGCGCGGTGTTGCGCGACACGGAGACGCTGTTGGTTGTCGACTCGGTGAGTGGGGTGGGCGGCATCGAGATGCAATTCGACGCGTGGGGTGTCGATGTGCTGGTCACCGCCTCGCAGAAATCTCTGATGTGCCCGCCCGGCCTGGCGGTGGTCGCGGTGAGCGAGAAGGCGGCGCGCGTGATCGAGGCCGCGCAGGGCGTCCCGCGTTTCTTTTTCGATTTTCGTCGTGCCAAGGCCTCGCTCGACAAGAACGAAACGCCGTTCACGCCGCCGATTTCGCTGATTTTCGCCCTGCGTGAGGCGCTCGCGATGATCGAGGAGGAGGGGCTCGCGGCGGTGCTGCGGCGTCACGCGCGGCTGTCCGCGGCGTTGCGCGCAGGCTTCGTGGCGCTCGGCCTGCCGATGTTCCCGGCGGGGCATTTCTCATCGACCGTGACGGTCGGCGTCGTGCCCGAAGGGCTCGATGGTTCGACCATCGTGCGGCACATGTATGCGAACTATCGCACCGTCATCGCGAGCCAGCGCACCAAGCTCGACAATCGCGTGATCCGCATCGGCACCATGGGATTCGTCGGGCCGGAGGACATCCTCACCGACCTGCACTATCTCGAACGCACGCTGCGCGATCTCGGCCGCGCGCCGGCGCCGGCTGCGGGCATGGAAGCCGCAGCCGCAGTGCTCGCCCAATAG
- a CDS encoding ABC transporter permease, protein MLRLIMRRLALGVLVALTVMVLAFMLTRLSGDLAISIAGPQATQTDIDIIRKAYGLDRPLYIQFFTWMGRAAVGDFGQSYFFKDSVANLIARRMPITITLGLVGLSLALIISIPLGILAAVRENTWIDRAVTMFTMVGQAIPSFWLALILMIGLGLHLGILPISGTGTWQHFVMPGIVLAFTAVPALTRLTRSGMIEAMASDYIRTARAKGLSRARIIFKHALRNAAIPVVSIAAVQLGFMLGGSIVIETVFALHGVGYLGWESIAKNDFPVVQAVVLVLASIYIGLTLLADILNALLDPRLRAG, encoded by the coding sequence ATGTTGCGCCTGATCATGCGGCGGCTGGCGCTCGGCGTGCTTGTCGCGCTCACCGTCATGGTGCTGGCGTTCATGCTGACGCGGCTCTCCGGCGATCTGGCGATCTCCATCGCGGGTCCGCAGGCGACGCAAACCGACATCGATATCATCCGCAAGGCTTACGGGCTCGACCGCCCGCTCTACATCCAGTTCTTCACCTGGATGGGCCGCGCGGCGGTCGGCGATTTCGGGCAGAGCTATTTCTTCAAGGACAGCGTCGCAAACCTGATCGCGCGGCGCATGCCGATCACCATCACGCTGGGACTGGTGGGTCTGAGTCTGGCGCTGATCATCTCCATTCCGCTCGGCATCCTGGCGGCCGTTCGCGAGAACACCTGGATCGACCGCGCCGTCACGATGTTCACCATGGTCGGCCAGGCAATCCCGAGCTTCTGGCTCGCGCTGATCCTGATGATCGGGCTCGGGCTGCACCTCGGCATCCTGCCGATCTCCGGCACGGGCACGTGGCAGCACTTCGTCATGCCCGGCATCGTGCTCGCCTTCACGGCGGTCCCGGCGCTCACGCGCCTGACGCGTTCGGGCATGATCGAGGCAATGGCATCGGACTACATCCGCACCGCACGCGCCAAAGGCCTGTCGCGTGCACGGATCATCTTCAAGCACGCACTGCGCAATGCCGCCATTCCGGTCGTATCGATCGCCGCCGTGCAGCTCGGCTTCATGCTCGGCGGCTCGATCGTCATCGAGACGGTGTTCGCGCTGCACGGCGTCGGCTATCTCGGCTGGGAGAGCATCGCGAAGAACGACTTTCCGGTGGTGCAGGCGGTCGTGCTGGTACTCGCGTCGATCTACATCGGACTGACGCTGCTCGCCGACATTCTCAATGCGCTGCTCGATCCAAGGCTGCGGGCCGGATGA
- a CDS encoding ABC transporter permease, protein MTGFAIGLAIVGVVIVAALFGNALAPADPFTQDLNNRLIPPFWMEGTQAAHPLGTDQLGRDYLARLVYGARISLLIGIMTVITSGAIGITLGVVGGFFGGRVDDVVLFAITTRLSIPVVLVALAVVGLLGSGLGLVVATLGLLLWDRFAVVARATTMQVRTLDYVNAAWCAGASTPHILIREILPNIASHLAVVATLEMALAILLEAALSFLGLGVPPPLPSWGLMIAEGKDYMFFSPWVIMIPGAALFVLVLGINLVGDGLRNLLGTERLR, encoded by the coding sequence ATGACGGGCTTCGCAATCGGACTTGCGATCGTCGGCGTCGTGATCGTGGCCGCGCTGTTCGGCAACGCGCTGGCGCCCGCGGACCCCTTCACGCAGGACCTCAACAACCGGCTCATTCCTCCATTCTGGATGGAGGGCACGCAGGCCGCGCATCCGCTCGGCACCGACCAGCTCGGCCGCGACTATCTCGCCCGGCTCGTCTACGGCGCGCGCATCTCGCTCTTGATCGGCATCATGACGGTGATCACCTCGGGCGCCATCGGCATCACGCTCGGCGTGGTCGGCGGCTTCTTCGGCGGGCGTGTCGACGACGTGGTGCTGTTCGCGATCACCACGCGGCTCTCGATCCCCGTGGTGCTGGTCGCACTCGCGGTGGTCGGATTGCTCGGCTCCGGGTTGGGGCTGGTGGTGGCAACGCTCGGGCTCTTGCTATGGGACCGCTTCGCCGTGGTGGCGCGCGCCACCACCATGCAGGTGCGCACGCTCGACTACGTCAATGCCGCATGGTGCGCCGGCGCTTCCACGCCGCACATCCTGATCCGCGAGATCCTGCCCAACATCGCGAGCCATCTCGCCGTGGTGGCGACGCTCGAGATGGCGCTCGCGATCCTGCTGGAGGCGGCGTTGTCGTTTCTCGGCCTCGGCGTGCCGCCGCCGCTGCCCTCCTGGGGCCTGATGATCGCCGAGGGCAAGGATTACATGTTCTTCTCACCGTGGGTGATCATGATCCCCGGCGCTGCGCTGTTCGTCCTGGTGCTCGGCATCAATCTGGTCGGCGACGGCCTGCGCAATCTGCTCGGCACGGAGCGATTGCGGTGA
- a CDS encoding ABC transporter ATP-binding protein, protein MAVSLLDVEDLSVTFGRTAAVRGASFRLEKGETHCLVGESGCGKSVTALAIMGLLARGGERRARRMEFAGTDLLSLPDRAMARIRGNRMSMIFQEPMTSLNPAFTVGSQMAEVLTRHKGASRTAALERAIELMGRVGITAPDMRLGQFPHQLSGGLRQRVMIAMALMCDPELLVADEPTTALDVTVQAQILRLLARLKREFGLSILLITHDLGIVARVADRVSVMYAGEVVESAPTPELFRAPQHPYTRGLLACVPVPGKVQRDRPLGSIPGVVPKIAPGFAGCAFRSRCTHADATCEHDIPRKSAGAAHDYLCRLAPREAAEPQPT, encoded by the coding sequence ATTGCGGTGAGTTTGCTCGACGTCGAAGACCTCTCCGTCACCTTCGGCCGCACCGCCGCAGTGCGCGGCGCTTCGTTCCGGCTGGAGAAGGGCGAGACGCATTGCCTCGTCGGCGAGTCGGGCTGCGGCAAGTCGGTGACGGCGCTTGCCATCATGGGGCTGCTCGCGCGCGGCGGCGAGCGCCGCGCACGCCGCATGGAGTTTGCCGGCACCGATCTCCTGTCGCTCCCGGACCGCGCGATGGCGCGCATCCGCGGCAACCGCATGTCGATGATCTTCCAGGAGCCGATGACGAGCCTCAACCCGGCCTTCACGGTCGGCTCGCAGATGGCCGAAGTGCTGACCCGCCACAAGGGCGCGTCGCGCACCGCCGCGCTGGAGCGCGCCATCGAGCTGATGGGCCGCGTCGGCATCACGGCGCCGGACATGCGGCTCGGCCAGTTCCCGCACCAGCTCTCCGGCGGCCTGCGACAGCGCGTGATGATCGCAATGGCGCTGATGTGCGATCCCGAGCTCCTCGTTGCCGACGAACCGACGACCGCACTCGACGTCACCGTACAGGCGCAGATCTTGCGCCTGCTCGCCCGATTAAAGCGCGAGTTCGGGCTCTCTATTCTACTGATCACTCACGACCTCGGGATCGTGGCGCGCGTCGCCGATCGGGTTTCGGTGATGTACGCGGGCGAGGTGGTCGAATCCGCGCCGACCCCCGAGCTGTTCCGCGCGCCACAGCATCCCTATACGCGCGGCCTTCTCGCCTGTGTGCCGGTACCCGGAAAGGTGCAGCGCGACCGGCCGCTCGGCTCGATTCCCGGCGTGGTCCCGAAGATCGCTCCGGGCTTTGCCGGCTGTGCGTTCCGCTCGCGCTGCACGCACGCGGATGCAACATGCGAGCACGACATTCCGCGCAAATCGGCGGGCGCCGCGCATGACTACCTCTGCCGGCTCGCGCCGCGCGAAGCTGCCGAGCCGCAGCCCACATGA
- a CDS encoding oligopeptide/dipeptide ABC transporter ATP-binding protein gives MNAIEVKSLRREFAARLGLFGPQKRVIAVDDVTLSVPAGSVLGIVGESGCGKSTLARLILGLLAPTSGEALVDGRRLADLDRKARAQLIQPVFQDPFASLNPRRRVKDIVALPLVSQGTFSRHEIEQRVAAILERVGLSAEMGERMPAQLSGGQRQRAAIARALILEPRIVICDEPTSALDVSVQAQILNLLADLRRELKLTYIFISHNLAVVEHVASEVAVMYLGRIVERNETDSLFRAPRHPYTQALLASVLTPEPGRGVPDVGLGDTLPDPANIPPGCRFHPRCRIAVERCRVEPPQPMVRGANGMVECHLA, from the coding sequence ATGAATGCCATCGAAGTGAAAAGCCTGCGGCGCGAATTTGCCGCCCGCTTAGGTCTCTTCGGCCCGCAGAAGCGCGTGATCGCGGTCGATGACGTGACGCTGAGCGTGCCGGCAGGCAGCGTGCTCGGGATCGTGGGCGAGTCCGGCTGCGGGAAATCGACACTCGCGCGGCTCATCCTCGGACTGCTCGCGCCGACCTCGGGCGAGGCGCTGGTCGACGGGAGGCGCCTCGCCGATCTCGATCGCAAGGCGCGGGCTCAACTGATTCAGCCGGTATTCCAGGACCCGTTCGCCTCGCTCAACCCACGCCGCCGCGTGAAGGATATCGTGGCGCTGCCTCTCGTGTCGCAAGGGACGTTCTCGCGCCACGAGATCGAGCAGCGCGTCGCCGCCATTCTGGAGCGCGTCGGCCTCTCCGCCGAAATGGGCGAGCGCATGCCCGCACAGCTTTCCGGCGGACAGCGCCAGCGCGCCGCCATCGCCCGCGCGCTCATCCTGGAGCCGCGTATCGTGATCTGCGATGAGCCGACCTCGGCCCTCGACGTTTCGGTGCAGGCGCAGATCCTCAATTTGCTCGCGGACCTCCGGCGCGAGCTGAAGCTCACCTACATTTTCATCAGTCACAATCTCGCGGTGGTCGAGCATGTCGCGAGCGAGGTCGCCGTGATGTATCTCGGCCGCATCGTCGAGCGCAACGAAACCGACTCATTGTTTCGTGCCCCCCGCCATCCCTACACGCAAGCGCTGCTCGCGAGCGTATTGACGCCCGAGCCCGGCCGCGGCGTCCCGGATGTCGGGCTCGGCGATACCCTCCCCGACCCCGCCAACATTCCGCCGGGCTGCCGTTTTCATCCGCGCTGCCGCATTGCGGTCGAGCGCTGCCGCGTCGAGCCGCCGCAGCCCATGGTCCGCGGCGCGAACGGAATGGTAGAGTGCCACCTGGCTTGA
- a CDS encoding ABC transporter substrate-binding protein — MRMVRLGAIVTAVLLSATSVSAQKSADTLRITMRDAVTNIDPYYNNLRTGVVMHHQAWDALVYRNPDTFKIEPLLATEWKLPDTTTIEFTLRPNVKFHDGSAFTADDVVYTLNLIADPNSKVSTPANYAWLDKAEKTGDLSVRVKLKRPTPAALEYFAMVVPIYPKAYREKVGPEAYAKAPIGAGPYKITKVEAGVAIDFERFEDYWAGSPKGKPAIRKLSVRFVPDAATEMTELLAQRADWIWNLNPDQFDNVNKLPYLTAVRKESMRVGFMQLDAAGRSGADNPITKQKVRQAIWHAIDRQTIADKLITGGSRVPPAPCFPPQFGCDAEAAVLYDYNPAKAKQLLAEAGYPDGFDVELASYVLPQWGSAVQNYLQAVGIRARLNQLQIQALIQRSKAGELRTQLGSWGSYSINDVSAILPNYFDGGADDYARDPEVTKWLLEGGSSNDPEVRKKAYSAAIHRITEQAYWLPLHTYVTTYGYSKQLDFSPYADELPRFFLAKWK, encoded by the coding sequence ATGCGAATGGTAAGGCTCGGTGCAATTGTCACCGCAGTGCTGCTCAGTGCCACCTCGGTGTCGGCACAGAAATCCGCCGACACACTGCGCATCACCATGCGCGACGCGGTCACCAATATCGATCCCTACTACAACAATCTGCGCACCGGCGTGGTGATGCATCATCAGGCCTGGGACGCGCTGGTCTACCGCAATCCCGACACGTTCAAGATCGAACCGCTGCTCGCCACCGAGTGGAAGCTGCCTGACACAACCACCATCGAGTTCACGCTGCGGCCGAACGTGAAATTCCACGACGGCAGCGCGTTCACGGCCGATGATGTCGTGTACACGCTCAACCTGATCGCCGATCCCAACAGCAAGGTCTCGACGCCGGCGAATTATGCCTGGCTCGACAAGGCCGAGAAGACCGGCGATCTCTCGGTGCGCGTGAAGCTCAAGCGGCCGACGCCGGCTGCGCTGGAATATTTCGCGATGGTGGTCCCGATCTATCCCAAGGCCTATCGCGAGAAAGTCGGACCGGAGGCCTACGCCAAAGCGCCGATCGGCGCCGGCCCCTACAAGATCACCAAAGTGGAGGCTGGTGTCGCGATCGACTTCGAGCGCTTCGAGGACTACTGGGCCGGCAGTCCGAAGGGCAAGCCCGCGATCAGGAAGCTGAGCGTGCGCTTCGTGCCGGACGCCGCGACCGAGATGACCGAATTGCTCGCGCAGCGAGCGGACTGGATCTGGAATCTCAATCCCGACCAGTTCGACAACGTCAACAAGCTTCCGTACCTCACCGCCGTGCGCAAGGAATCGATGCGCGTCGGTTTTATGCAGCTTGATGCGGCCGGCCGTTCGGGTGCCGACAATCCGATCACCAAGCAGAAGGTGCGCCAGGCGATCTGGCACGCGATCGACCGCCAGACGATCGCTGACAAGCTCATCACCGGCGGCAGCCGCGTGCCGCCCGCACCGTGCTTCCCGCCGCAGTTCGGCTGTGACGCCGAAGCCGCCGTGCTCTACGACTACAATCCCGCGAAGGCGAAGCAGCTTCTCGCCGAAGCGGGCTATCCGGACGGATTCGACGTCGAGCTTGCGAGCTACGTCCTGCCGCAATGGGGCTCGGCTGTGCAGAACTATCTGCAGGCGGTCGGCATCCGCGCCAGGCTCAACCAGTTGCAGATTCAGGCCCTGATCCAGCGCTCCAAGGCGGGCGAATTGCGCACGCAGCTCGGAAGCTGGGGCAGTTACTCGATCAACGACGTATCCGCGATCCTGCCGAACTACTTCGACGGCGGCGCCGACGACTACGCGCGTGATCCCGAGGTTACCAAGTGGCTCTTGGAAGGCGGCTCGTCGAACGATCCGGAAGTGCGCAAGAAGGCCTACTCGGCCGCGATCCATCGCATCACCGAGCAGGCCTACTGGCTGCCGCTGCACACCTACGTGACCACCTACGGGTATTCGAAGCAGCTCGATTTTTCGCCCTACGCGGACGAGCTGCCGCGCTTCTTCCTGGCGAAGTGGAAGTAG
- a CDS encoding ABC transporter ATP-binding protein — MMDRTTISDRADDLCGYASRPFAFIFRYVRFRAPSHAMIVAAVLAAVACSVTTQYGVKHLVDQLASGPATSHAIWFAFALLVGLIAADNLLWRVAGWIASFTFVRVTGDLRRDLFRHLTGHSPSYFADRLPGMLTSRVTATSNAVYTVETMFIWNVLPPCTAVVVAIAFVAALSVPMAATLAAVGGVVVVAMFRLASAGRALHHDFADKTATVDGEMIDVVSNMPLVRAYCGLSRERRRFDRTIDREMTARQRSLWYLERLRIVHALVTVALTVCLLAWAISLWQHGALTTGDVVLACTLGLSVLHATRDLAVALVDVIQHLARLAEALETLLIPHELQDHPEAVPLLRAGASVTFENVSFCHRDGNQVFEDLSLHLTSGQRVGLVGPSGAGKTTLFALLQRFYDVDRGRVLLDGQNIARVTEESLRAAIAVVPQDVSLFHRSIMENIRYGRPDASDDEVFAAADAARCSDFIASLPHGMATMVGDRGTKLSGGQRQRIAIARAFLKNAPLLLLDEATSALDSESEDAIRDALARLVRGRTVIAIAHRLSTVRTFDRIVVLQHGRIVEDGPPDQLMRLRGPYRELLRRQMIVKEAA, encoded by the coding sequence ATGATGGATAGAACGACCATATCCGACCGCGCCGACGACCTGTGCGGCTACGCCAGCCGGCCCTTCGCGTTCATATTTCGCTATGTCCGGTTCCGCGCGCCCAGCCACGCCATGATTGTGGCGGCGGTGCTGGCAGCCGTCGCTTGTTCGGTCACGACGCAATACGGCGTGAAACATTTGGTTGATCAGCTCGCCAGCGGTCCGGCAACTTCGCATGCCATCTGGTTCGCCTTTGCATTGCTGGTCGGGCTGATCGCGGCCGACAATTTGCTGTGGCGCGTGGCCGGCTGGATCGCCAGCTTCACTTTCGTGCGCGTGACCGGTGACCTGCGGCGCGATCTCTTCCGCCATCTTACCGGTCACTCGCCGAGCTATTTCGCCGACCGGCTGCCCGGCATGCTGACCAGCCGCGTCACGGCGACCTCGAACGCCGTCTACACGGTCGAAACCATGTTCATCTGGAACGTGCTACCGCCCTGCACGGCGGTGGTCGTTGCGATCGCGTTCGTCGCCGCGTTGAGCGTGCCGATGGCCGCCACGCTGGCAGCGGTCGGCGGGGTCGTCGTGGTCGCCATGTTTCGCCTGGCGAGCGCCGGCCGCGCGTTGCATCATGACTTCGCCGACAAGACCGCGACCGTCGACGGCGAGATGATCGACGTCGTCAGCAACATGCCGCTGGTGCGCGCCTATTGCGGGCTCTCCCGCGAGCGCCGCCGTTTCGATCGCACCATCGATCGCGAGATGACCGCGCGGCAGCGCAGCCTCTGGTATCTGGAACGGCTGCGCATCGTGCATGCGCTGGTCACCGTGGCGCTTACGGTCTGCCTGCTGGCGTGGGCGATTTCGCTCTGGCAACACGGCGCGCTCACCACCGGCGATGTGGTGCTCGCCTGTACGCTCGGTCTCTCGGTGCTGCATGCGACGCGCGATCTTGCGGTCGCGCTGGTCGATGTGATCCAGCATCTGGCGCGCTTGGCCGAGGCGCTCGAGACGCTGCTCATCCCGCACGAATTGCAGGATCACCCGGAGGCGGTGCCTCTGCTCAGGGCCGGCGCCAGCGTGACGTTCGAGAACGTGTCGTTTTGCCACCGCGATGGCAATCAGGTGTTCGAGGATCTCAGCCTGCATCTGACTTCGGGCCAGCGCGTCGGACTGGTCGGCCCGTCGGGCGCCGGGAAAACCACTTTGTTTGCGCTGCTGCAGCGCTTCTACGACGTGGACCGGGGCCGTGTGCTGCTCGACGGACAGAACATCGCGCGCGTGACCGAGGAGAGTCTGCGCGCCGCAATCGCGGTGGTACCGCAGGACGTCTCGCTGTTTCACCGATCGATCATGGAGAACATCCGTTACGGCCGTCCGGATGCCTCCGATGACGAGGTATTTGCGGCCGCGGATGCGGCGCGCTGCAGCGATTTCATCGCCTCATTGCCGCACGGCATGGCAACGATGGTGGGCGATCGCGGAACCAAGCTGTCTGGCGGCCAGCGCCAGCGCATCGCGATCGCGCGCGCTTTCCTGAAGAATGCGCCGCTGCTGCTGCTCGACGAAGCAACCTCCGCGCTCGACAGCGAATCCGAAGATGCGATCCGCGATGCGCTGGCGCGCCTGGTCCGCGGCCGCACCGTGATCGCGATCGCGCATCGCCTTTCCACGGTCCGCACTTTCGACCGTATCGTCGTGCTGCAGCACGGCCGCATCGTCGAGGATGGCCCGCCCGACCAGCTGATGCGCCTGCGCGGACCCTACCGCGAGCTCCTGCGCCGGCAGATGATCGTGAAGGAAGCGGCGTAA
- a CDS encoding MFS transporter: MPPQTGASEPPHPSARSLRGLDWFIFFLADVQTGFGPFIAVYLTSQKWTQVDIGLVLSMSGIIALIGQMPGGALVDWARSERLVAGVALVGIAVAALAYALVPVFAAVAAAAAIHAAASCVLGPCIIAMSLGLVGHAAIGERLGRNARFASIGNGVAAAVMGAVGYFLSPRWVFFVTAALLIPALLALGRIRPREVDAELAHGEARPDHTAAPIMTILRQAPLFILAGCALMFHLANAAMLPLMGSVLTMRSSEWATVLIATCIVVPQLIVALISPWVGHNAQVFGRRPFLIVAFGALALRGTLFALVTSPYLLVAVQVLDGITAAMLGIMVPLMVADITRGTGRFNLAQGIVGTAVGIGASISPTLAGYLTDTFGSSAAFGGLALIAAAGFAGVWALMPETRRT; this comes from the coding sequence GTGCCGCCGCAAACCGGCGCGAGCGAGCCGCCGCACCCGTCCGCGCGCAGCCTGCGCGGTCTTGACTGGTTCATCTTCTTTCTCGCCGACGTGCAGACCGGCTTCGGCCCGTTCATCGCGGTTTATCTGACCTCGCAGAAATGGACGCAGGTCGACATCGGGCTGGTGCTCTCGATGAGCGGGATCATCGCGCTCATCGGGCAAATGCCCGGCGGTGCGCTGGTCGATTGGGCGCGTTCGGAGCGGCTCGTCGCCGGCGTTGCCTTGGTGGGGATCGCCGTGGCCGCGCTCGCCTATGCGCTGGTGCCGGTTTTTGCTGCTGTTGCTGCTGCCGCGGCGATCCACGCCGCCGCAAGCTGCGTGCTGGGCCCTTGCATCATCGCGATGAGCCTCGGCCTCGTCGGTCATGCGGCGATCGGCGAGCGGCTCGGGCGCAACGCGCGCTTTGCCTCTATCGGTAACGGCGTCGCCGCCGCCGTGATGGGTGCGGTCGGATATTTCCTTTCGCCGCGCTGGGTCTTCTTCGTCACCGCCGCACTGCTGATCCCGGCGCTGCTGGCGCTCGGGCGCATCCGGCCGCGCGAAGTCGATGCTGAGCTCGCCCACGGCGAGGCGAGGCCCGACCATACAGCGGCGCCGATCATGACGATCCTGCGCCAGGCGCCCCTGTTCATTCTCGCCGGCTGCGCGCTGATGTTCCATCTCGCCAATGCCGCGATGCTGCCGCTGATGGGAAGCGTGCTGACGATGCGCTCGAGCGAATGGGCGACGGTGCTGATCGCAACCTGCATCGTGGTGCCGCAGCTCATCGTCGCGCTGATCTCGCCTTGGGTCGGGCACAATGCGCAGGTGTTCGGGCGCCGCCCGTTCCTGATCGTGGCGTTCGGTGCGCTCGCGTTGCGCGGCACGCTGTTCGCGCTGGTGACCAGCCCGTATCTCCTGGTCGCCGTGCAGGTGCTCGACGGCATCACGGCGGCGATGCTGGGCATCATGGTGCCGCTGATGGTCGCCGACATCACGCGCGGCACCGGCCGCTTTAACCTCGCGCAGGGGATCGTCGGCACCGCCGTCGGCATCGGCGCATCGATCAGCCCGACGCTTGCGGGCTACCTCACCGATACGTTCGGCAGCAGTGCCGCGTTCGGCGGATTGGCGCTGATCGCGGCCGCCGGGTTTGCCGGTGTCTGGGCGCTGATGCCCGAGACGCGGAGAACTTAA